Proteins from a single region of Hymenobacter aquaticus:
- a CDS encoding DUF3817 domain-containing protein, producing the protein MLASLLRTSLGRLRAIGFLEGISFLVLLGIAMPLKYLAGQPAAVRMVGMAHGVLFVLYVLLVVQVSVARGWSWRKALLALVVSVVPFGTFWAEKKLFQE; encoded by the coding sequence ATGCTGGCTTCTTTGCTACGGACTTCGTTGGGGCGCCTGCGGGCAATTGGGTTTCTGGAAGGCATTTCGTTTCTGGTGCTGCTGGGCATAGCCATGCCGCTGAAATACCTGGCCGGCCAGCCCGCCGCGGTGCGGATGGTGGGCATGGCGCACGGCGTGTTGTTCGTGCTGTACGTGCTACTGGTGGTGCAAGTCAGTGTTGCCCGCGGCTGGTCGTGGCGCAAGGCTTTGCTGGCGCTGGTGGTATCGGTGGTGCCCTTCGGCACGTTCTGGGCCGAGAAAAAGCTGTTTCAGGAGTAG
- a CDS encoding M12 family metallopeptidase, whose protein sequence is MTAFSSCSKEQETAVPTSSAAKQEAKAEEAYPGERGTVQTGKFGSESIVYQQINGENILEGDIILAASQLNPTGPQTESAGRNTGKWPSAVVYYTIDAALPSQNRVTDAITHWQTYTAVRFVKRTTQANYVTFRVGSGCSSNIGMIGGRQYINLASGCSTGNTIHEIGHALGLFHEQTRNDRDTYVNILTQNIQAGYENNFTKYGVSGYSGTDFGALDFGSIMMYGSFSFSSNGQPTITKKDGSTFDIQRSGLSAGDRAGIDIMY, encoded by the coding sequence ATGACTGCCTTCAGCAGCTGCTCGAAAGAGCAGGAAACTGCCGTGCCCACCAGCTCGGCCGCCAAGCAGGAGGCCAAGGCCGAAGAAGCGTACCCCGGCGAGCGGGGCACGGTCCAGACCGGCAAATTTGGCAGCGAATCCATTGTCTATCAGCAAATCAACGGGGAGAACATCCTGGAAGGCGACATCATCCTGGCCGCCAGCCAGCTGAACCCCACCGGTCCGCAGACCGAAAGCGCCGGCCGCAACACCGGTAAGTGGCCCAGCGCCGTGGTCTACTACACCATCGACGCGGCCCTGCCCAGCCAGAACCGCGTGACCGACGCCATTACCCACTGGCAGACCTACACCGCCGTGCGCTTCGTGAAGCGCACCACCCAGGCCAACTACGTGACCTTCCGCGTGGGCTCGGGCTGCTCCTCCAACATCGGCATGATTGGCGGCCGCCAGTACATCAACCTGGCCTCGGGCTGCTCCACGGGCAATACCATCCACGAAATCGGCCACGCCCTGGGCCTGTTCCACGAGCAAACCCGCAACGACCGGGACACCTACGTGAACATCCTGACCCAGAACATCCAGGCCGGCTACGAAAACAACTTCACTAAGTACGGCGTCTCAGGCTACAGCGGCACCGACTTCGGCGCCCTCGATTTCGGCTCCATCATGATGTACGGCTCGTTCAGCTTCTCCTCGAACGGCCAGCCCACCATCACCAAGAAAGACGGCTCCACCTTCGACATTCAGCGCTCGGGTCTCTCGGCCGGCGACCGGGCCGGTATCGACATTATGTACTAA
- a CDS encoding MOSC domain-containing protein: protein MTNTQPVSLSLPLASVRVGQPETFIGAGPDSASARPWTSAIHKAEINGPAWLDGLNLAGDAQADLKNHGGPDQALCVYSGAHYPAWTEQLGYPLRPGSFGENLTLAGDFTEQDVCLGDIFQLGEAVVQISQPRSPCYKLGLRWNVPLLPKWLQDSGRTGWYLRVLQPGLVVPTDALRLLERPYPQWPITRVNSVKYELREDLALARELLECPALGGQWRRKMQGRVAGTLPLYDDANRLEGPGSR, encoded by the coding sequence ATGACGAACACACAGCCCGTTTCCCTGTCGTTGCCGCTGGCCTCCGTGCGGGTGGGTCAGCCCGAAACCTTCATTGGTGCCGGCCCCGACAGCGCGTCGGCCCGGCCCTGGACCTCGGCCATTCACAAAGCCGAAATCAACGGCCCCGCGTGGCTGGATGGCCTCAACCTGGCCGGCGACGCCCAGGCTGACTTGAAAAACCACGGCGGCCCCGACCAGGCCCTGTGCGTGTATTCGGGCGCGCACTACCCCGCGTGGACTGAGCAGCTGGGTTACCCGCTGCGGCCCGGTAGCTTCGGCGAAAACCTGACCCTGGCTGGCGACTTTACCGAGCAGGACGTTTGTCTGGGCGACATTTTCCAACTAGGCGAAGCGGTGGTGCAGATTTCCCAGCCCCGCTCACCCTGTTACAAGCTAGGGTTGCGCTGGAATGTGCCCCTGCTGCCCAAGTGGCTGCAGGACTCGGGCCGCACCGGCTGGTACCTGCGCGTGCTGCAGCCCGGCCTGGTGGTGCCCACCGATGCGCTGCGGCTGCTGGAGCGGCCTTACCCGCAGTGGCCCATTACCCGCGTCAACAGCGTGAAGTACGAATTGCGCGAAGACCTGGCCCTGGCCCGGGAGCTGCTGGAGTGCCCGGCCCTGGGCGGGCAGTGGCGGCGCAAGATGCAGGGGCGCGTGGCCGGCACGCTGCCGCTCTACGACGACGCCAACCGCCTCGAAGGACCCGGCAGCCGCTAA
- the icd gene encoding NADP-dependent isocitrate dehydrogenase yields MADNKITIKGGKLNVPDQPVIPFIEGDGTGPDIWAASVRVFDAAVAKAYGGSRKLMWKEVLAGEKSFKQTGNWLPNETLDAFREYLVGIKGPLTTPVGGGIRSLNVALRQELDLYACLRPVRWFEGVPSPVKRPELTDMVIFRENTEDIYAGIEYMNGTPQAQKMLEFLQDEMGVKKIRFPETSSFGIKPVSKEGTERLVRAAIEYALLHKKPSVTIVHKGNIMKFTEGAFKTWGYELAEREFGDKVFTWAQYDKIVAKQGQEVADAQQKAALDSGKLLIKDSIADAFLQQILLRPADYSVIATLNLNGDYISDALAAIVGGIGIAPGANINYVTGHAIFEATHGTAPKYAGLDKVNPGSVILSGAMMLEHLGWQEAADLIYKGLEAAIASKRVTYDFERLMEGATLLKCSEFGDEIIARM; encoded by the coding sequence ATGGCAGACAACAAAATCACCATCAAAGGCGGCAAGCTGAATGTGCCCGACCAACCCGTAATTCCTTTCATTGAGGGCGATGGTACCGGTCCCGACATTTGGGCCGCCTCCGTGCGCGTATTCGACGCGGCGGTGGCAAAAGCGTACGGCGGCTCGCGCAAGCTGATGTGGAAAGAGGTGCTGGCGGGCGAGAAGTCGTTCAAGCAAACCGGCAACTGGCTGCCCAACGAAACCCTCGACGCCTTCCGCGAATACCTGGTGGGCATCAAAGGCCCCCTGACCACGCCGGTGGGCGGCGGCATCCGGAGCCTGAACGTGGCCCTGCGCCAGGAGCTGGACCTCTACGCCTGCCTGCGCCCCGTGCGCTGGTTTGAGGGCGTGCCTTCCCCCGTGAAGCGCCCCGAGCTGACCGACATGGTCATCTTCCGCGAAAACACCGAAGACATCTACGCCGGCATCGAGTACATGAACGGCACGCCCCAGGCCCAGAAAATGCTGGAATTCCTGCAGGACGAGATGGGCGTGAAGAAAATCCGCTTCCCCGAAACCTCCTCGTTCGGCATCAAGCCCGTCTCGAAGGAAGGCACCGAGCGCCTCGTGCGCGCCGCCATCGAGTACGCCCTGCTGCACAAAAAGCCCTCGGTGACCATCGTGCACAAAGGCAACATCATGAAGTTCACCGAGGGGGCCTTCAAAACCTGGGGCTACGAGCTGGCCGAGCGCGAGTTCGGCGACAAAGTATTCACTTGGGCCCAGTACGACAAGATCGTGGCCAAGCAGGGCCAGGAAGTAGCGGATGCCCAGCAGAAAGCGGCCCTCGACAGCGGCAAGCTGCTCATCAAGGACAGCATCGCCGATGCCTTCCTGCAGCAGATCCTGCTCCGCCCCGCCGACTACTCGGTAATTGCCACCCTGAACCTGAACGGCGACTACATCTCCGACGCCCTGGCCGCCATTGTGGGCGGTATCGGCATCGCGCCCGGGGCCAACATCAACTACGTAACCGGCCACGCCATCTTCGAAGCCACCCACGGCACCGCGCCCAAGTACGCCGGCCTCGATAAGGTAAACCCCGGCTCGGTGATTCTCTCCGGCGCCATGATGCTGGAGCACCTGGGCTGGCAGGAAGCCGCCGACCTGATCTACAAAGGTCTGGAAGCCGCCATTGCCTCCAAGCGCGTCACCTACGACTTCGAACGCCTCATGGAAGGCGCCACCCTGCTGAAATGCTCGGAGTTCGGCGACGAGATTATCGCCCGGATGTAG
- a CDS encoding M16 family metallopeptidase has product MKKPFLLLFPAIAALGLTTQCQTSKPAATAAATTAPTPAAPAQQKEYKYETVAGDPLKARIYTLDNGLTVYLSDYDDAPRIQTYLAVRAGSKNDPHTATGLAHYLEHMVFKGTSRLGTQNWAAEKPELDKIEALYEVYRSKTDPAERKKLYHQIDSVSSVAAKYAVANEYDKVMGAIGSKGSNAYTSVEQTVYQEDIPSNQLEKWAAIQSERLGEMVPRLFHTELEAVYEEKNRGLDNDFSKEYEALNASLYRKHEYGTQTTIGTIQHLQNPSITEIKKYFGQYYVPNNVALCLSGDLDYDQTIRLIDQYFGKLQSKPVPTFTPAQEDPIAAPVVKEVVGPDAENVMLGFRFPGAATHDALVLRMIDKILTNGQAGLIDLNLNQQQRVLQAASFTDINNDYSSHVLYATPRQGQTLPQVRDLLLGQLELVKKGDFPDWLIPAIINNEKLQRTKSYESNEARAGAFVAAFVSRQSWKDVLQQYEDFGKITKEEVLRVANQYYGNNYALIYKKTGKDTSTPKVVKPAITPVPVNREVASGFYQEVVSKPSPELQPVFVDYKKDIQELKLASGVPVYYTRNTENELFNLYYILDLGTNNDPKLGLAADYLQYLGTDKLSAAQLQQEFYKLGCSFGVSSGQDRVYVSLSGLDSNFEPALQLFESLLASPKPDAQALKDMVDGVLKARKDAKLNKQVILTQAMLNYAKYGPKNPFTSQLSEKELRALKPADLTALTKKLTSYQHRVLYYGPRRMETTEIEGFTRTSYTKQSDSFKQDNGVGIVNVLNQVHRTPATLTPVPANKDFAEQPLKDRKVYWVDYNMVQAEILFLTRGDVYDKTLVPTVSLYNEYFGGGMGSIVFQELRESKALAYSASSRYASADKLGRSNYNLSYIGTQSDKLGEAMAGMETLLNDLPVAEANLQIAKQSIRNSIATERITKSDILFSYERAKRLGLDYDLRRDVYEQTQNMSFDDLKKFQQAKVKGQSQTILVIGSKDRLNFKELAKYGQVQQLTLKEIFGY; this is encoded by the coding sequence GTGAAAAAACCCTTTCTGCTTCTGTTTCCGGCCATTGCGGCGCTTGGGCTCACCACCCAGTGCCAGACGAGCAAGCCCGCTGCCACCGCGGCGGCGACTACCGCTCCGACCCCAGCGGCCCCGGCGCAGCAGAAAGAGTACAAGTACGAAACCGTAGCCGGCGACCCGCTCAAGGCCCGCATCTACACCCTCGACAACGGCCTGACCGTCTACCTCTCGGACTACGACGACGCCCCGCGCATTCAGACCTACCTGGCCGTGCGCGCCGGCTCCAAGAACGACCCGCACACCGCCACCGGCCTGGCCCACTACCTCGAGCACATGGTGTTCAAGGGCACGTCCCGCCTGGGCACCCAGAACTGGGCCGCCGAAAAGCCCGAGCTCGACAAGATTGAGGCCCTCTACGAGGTCTACCGCTCGAAAACCGACCCGGCGGAGCGCAAGAAGCTCTACCACCAGATCGACTCGGTGTCGAGCGTAGCGGCCAAGTATGCCGTGGCCAACGAGTACGACAAGGTGATGGGCGCCATCGGCTCCAAGGGCTCCAACGCCTACACCTCGGTCGAGCAGACGGTGTATCAGGAGGATATTCCCTCCAACCAGTTGGAAAAGTGGGCCGCCATTCAGAGTGAGCGGCTGGGCGAGATGGTGCCCCGCCTGTTTCACACCGAGCTGGAAGCCGTGTACGAGGAGAAAAACCGGGGCCTCGACAACGACTTTTCGAAGGAGTACGAGGCGCTGAACGCCAGCCTGTACCGCAAGCACGAGTACGGCACCCAGACCACCATCGGGACCATTCAGCACCTGCAAAACCCCTCGATTACCGAAATCAAGAAGTATTTCGGCCAGTACTACGTGCCCAACAACGTGGCCCTGTGCCTCTCGGGCGACCTGGACTACGACCAGACCATCCGCCTCATCGACCAGTACTTCGGCAAGCTCCAAAGCAAGCCGGTACCCACGTTTACGCCCGCCCAGGAAGACCCCATTGCGGCCCCCGTGGTGAAGGAAGTAGTGGGCCCCGACGCCGAAAACGTGATGCTCGGCTTCCGCTTTCCCGGCGCGGCTACTCACGACGCGCTGGTGCTGCGCATGATCGACAAGATCCTGACCAACGGGCAGGCCGGCCTGATTGATTTGAACCTAAACCAGCAGCAGCGCGTGTTGCAGGCCGCCTCGTTCACCGACATCAACAACGATTACTCCTCCCACGTGCTCTACGCCACCCCGCGCCAGGGCCAGACCCTGCCCCAGGTGCGCGACCTGCTGCTCGGCCAGCTGGAGCTCGTGAAAAAGGGCGACTTCCCCGACTGGCTGATTCCGGCCATTATCAACAACGAGAAGCTGCAACGCACCAAGAGCTACGAAAGCAACGAGGCCCGGGCCGGGGCCTTCGTGGCCGCGTTTGTGTCGCGCCAGAGCTGGAAAGACGTGCTCCAGCAGTACGAGGACTTCGGCAAAATCACGAAAGAGGAAGTGCTGCGCGTGGCCAACCAGTACTACGGCAACAACTACGCCCTCATTTACAAGAAGACCGGCAAGGACACGAGCACGCCCAAAGTGGTGAAGCCCGCCATAACGCCGGTGCCCGTGAACCGCGAAGTGGCCTCCGGCTTCTACCAGGAAGTGGTGAGCAAGCCCAGCCCCGAGCTGCAGCCGGTATTCGTCGACTACAAGAAGGATATTCAGGAGCTTAAGCTCGCCTCGGGCGTGCCGGTGTACTACACCCGCAACACCGAAAACGAGCTGTTCAACCTATACTACATCCTGGACCTGGGCACCAACAACGACCCCAAGCTGGGCTTAGCGGCCGACTACCTACAGTACCTGGGCACCGACAAGCTCTCGGCCGCCCAGCTCCAGCAGGAGTTTTACAAGCTGGGCTGCTCCTTTGGCGTGAGCAGCGGGCAGGACCGGGTCTACGTCAGCCTCAGCGGCCTTGACAGCAACTTCGAGCCGGCGTTGCAGCTCTTCGAAAGCCTGCTGGCCTCGCCCAAGCCCGACGCCCAGGCCCTCAAGGACATGGTCGACGGCGTGCTCAAGGCCCGCAAGGATGCCAAGCTGAACAAGCAGGTTATCCTGACCCAGGCCATGCTGAACTACGCCAAGTACGGCCCGAAAAACCCCTTCACCAGCCAGCTGAGCGAGAAAGAGCTGCGCGCCCTGAAGCCCGCCGACCTCACCGCCCTGACCAAAAAGCTGACCAGCTACCAGCACCGGGTGCTGTACTACGGGCCGCGCCGTATGGAGACAACTGAAATAGAAGGTTTTACTAGGACCTCCTATACGAAGCAGAGCGACTCATTCAAGCAGGATAATGGCGTAGGGATTGTAAACGTTCTGAATCAAGTTCACCGCACGCCCGCCACGCTCACGCCCGTACCGGCCAACAAGGACTTTGCCGAGCAGCCCCTCAAGGACCGCAAGGTGTACTGGGTCGATTACAACATGGTGCAGGCCGAAATCCTGTTTTTGACCCGCGGCGACGTGTACGACAAAACCCTGGTGCCCACCGTGAGCCTCTACAACGAGTACTTCGGCGGCGGCATGGGCAGCATCGTGTTTCAGGAGCTGCGCGAATCCAAGGCCCTGGCCTACTCCGCCTCCTCGCGCTACGCCAGCGCCGACAAGCTGGGCCGCTCCAACTACAACCTGAGCTACATCGGCACCCAGAGCGACAAGCTCGGCGAGGCCATGGCCGGCATGGAAACCCTGCTCAACGACCTGCCCGTGGCCGAAGCCAACCTGCAAATCGCCAAGCAAAGCATCCGCAACAGCATCGCCACCGAGCGCATCACCAAGTCCGACATCCTCTTCAGCTACGAGCGCGCCAAGCGCCTGGGCCTCGACTACGACCTGCGCCGCGACGTGTACGAGCAAACCCAGAACATGAGCTTCGACGATCTGAAGAAGTTCCAGCAAGCCAAAGTCAAGGGCCAGAGCCAGACCATCCTGGTTATCGGCTCCAAAGACCGCCTCAATTTCAAGGAACTGGCCAAGTACGGCCAGGTCCAGCAACTCACGCTGAAAGAGATTTTCGGCTATTAA